The following coding sequences are from one Salvia hispanica cultivar TCC Black 2014 chromosome 3, UniMelb_Shisp_WGS_1.0, whole genome shotgun sequence window:
- the LOC125210694 gene encoding uncharacterized protein LOC125210694 has product MQKRSFSLVQTVATAGIFSAVSFWYGFMFGRESARKELGDLIESLRGTGSGPSPPSPENSIENS; this is encoded by the exons ATGCAGAAGCGCAGCTTCAGTCTCGTACAGACCGTTGCTACAGCGGGTATCTTCTCCGCCGTCTCCTTTTG GTATGGGTTCATGTTTGGCAGAGAATCAGCGCGCAAGGAGCTCGGTGATCTGATTGAAAGCCTCCGCGGCACTGGCTCCGGTCCTTCTCCGCCGTCGCCGGAAAACTCCATTGAAAACTCCTAG
- the LOC125210693 gene encoding coiled-coil domain-containing protein 97 gives MAKSSSDATAIGSEAKESITGRLSLIEDLYFPRKVQPDDAADPSRRKSLLLDLLSTDAPVFLERYGSKLSMEELNHFDVLRDDYEINWHLKNLRSILSPTDKEKKSRSAKIKNRRLAYMDRLMVDGHYFSEDAMREREPYLHHEYVGKFQDPSGRSMARPGERWSETLMRRSEEAILVEKIRGEQQRLGVAQSDWVGNEREKQEEEEEEEEEEEEEEEEEDGSEREVIVEKEVECMALDHPSRSSQTTEAEQNHNAEMRVAVMDSLSVEEMQDRMEQFMSVMQQKFLSGEDHQHLDYSKIDEDVTLDDHWMKEANQDAEEKYFDDV, from the exons ATGGCGAAATCCAGTAGTGATGCAACTGCAATCGGCAGTGAAGCCAAGGAGAGTATAACAGGCAGATTGTCTCTCATCGAGGACTTGTACTTTCCCCGCAAGGTACAACCTGATGATGCAGCTGACCCATCTCGGCGCAAGTCCCTCCTCCTCGACCTTCTCTCCACCGACGCCCCCGTCTTCCTCG AGCGGTATGGGTCGAAACTATCGATGGAGGAGCTTAATCACTTTGACGTGTTGAGGGATGATTATGAAATCAATTGGCACCTTAAAAATCTTCGGAGCATTTTGAGCCCGACAGATAAGGAGAAGAAGTCGAGGTCAGCTAAGATCAAGAATCGGAGGCTAGCATATATGGATAGGTTGATGGTGGATGGACATTATTTTTCGGAAGATGCTATGAGGGAAAGAGAACCTTACCTGCATCATGAGTATGTGGGGAAGTTTCAGGATCCAAGTGGTAGGAGCATGGCGAGGCCTGGTGAGCGGTGGTCGGAGACACTTATGAGGCGATCAGAAGAGGCAATATTGGTGGAGAAGATTAGAGGGGAGCAACAGAGGTTGGGTGTCGCTCAGAGTGATTGGGTTggaaatgaaagagaaaagcaagaagaagaagaagaggaagaggaagaggaagaagaagaagaagaagaagaagatggaagTGAAAGAGAAGTTATAGTAGAGAAGGAAGTGGAATGCATGGCATTAGACCACCCTTCTAGGAGCTCGCAGACAACTGag GCGGAACAGAATCACAACGCTGAGATGAGAGTTGCGGTGATGGACAGTTTGTCAGTTGAGGAAATGCAAGATCGGATGGAGCAATTCATGTCTGTAATGCAGCAGAAGTTCTTGTCAGGGGAAGACCATCAGCATCTTGACTACTCAAAAATCGATGAGGATGTGACATTGGACGATCATTGGATGAAAGAAGCCAATCAAGACGctgaagaaaaatattttgatgatgTTTGA
- the LOC125211247 gene encoding beta-amylase 3, chloroplastic — translation MALTLHSSTSFIKSKDNRSSRTSDDFTGAISFSQMKQPSSQQRAKNSTHEAQLSPAEGISSYSEGMNELGEKLHGMTVPHSHSHDNLRVPVFVMLPLDTVSLGGTLNKPRAMLASLMALKSAGVEGVMVDVWWGLVEKDGPLKYNWEGYTELIKMVKKIGLKLQVVMSFHQCGGNVGDSCTIPLPPWVLEEISKNPDLVYTDKSGRRNPEYISLGCDSLAVLRGRTPIQVYSDFMRSFRKRFKDYIGDVVVEVQVGMGPCGELRYPSYPESNGTWRFPGIGEFQCYDKYMRASLAAAAEAIAKDDWGQQGPHDAGQYNQFPEDTGFFRRDGTWNSEYGQFFMEWYSGKLLDHGEKMLNAANIIFQGTGAKLSGKVAGIHWHYKTRSHAAELTAGYYNTRHRDGYLPIARMMAKHGVVLNFTCMEMRDGEQPNEANCSPEGLVRQVKMATKLAGTELAGENALERYDGGAFSQVLATSRSDSGNALSAFTYLRMNKRLFEAENWRNLVEFVKSMSEGGRSTRLPDSDRVGTDLYVGFIKQNNVRKESEAALV, via the exons atggctTTAACACTTCATTCTTCCACCTCTTTTATCAAATCTAAAGATAACAGGAGTTCTAGAACTTCTGATGATTTCACTGGTGCAATTAGTTTTTCTCAGATGAAACAACCATCAAGCCAGCAGCGAGCAAAGAATTCAACGCATGAAGCCCAACTTTCTCCGGCAGAAGGAATCTCTTCATATTCAGAAGGAATGAATGAGCTGGGGGAGAAACTTCATGGAATGACAGTTCCTCACAGTCATAGCCATGACAATTTGAGGGTGCCTGTTTTCGTCATGCTACCGCTTGACACAGTATCTCTAGGGGGGACTCTTAACAAACCTAGAGCAATGTTAGCTAGTTTGATGGCCTTGAAAAGCGCAGGAGTTGAAGGAGTTATGGTTGATGTGTGGTGGGGTCTGGTAGAAAAGGATGGACCTCTGAAATACAATTGGGAAGGCTATACTGAACTCATAAAGATGGTCAAGAAGATTGGCTTGAAGCTTCAAGTCGTCATGTCTTTTCATCAGTGTGGAGGAAATGTTGGAGATTCTTGCAC TATTCCTCTACCACCATGGGTACTTGAAGAGATTAGCAAAAATCCTGACCTTGTCTACACGGATAAATCAGGTCGCCGCAACCCAGAGTATATATCCTTGGGTTGTGATTCACTAGCTGTCCTTAGAGGAAGAACACCAATCCAAGTCTATTCTGACTTCATGAGGAGTTTCAGAAAGAGATTCAAGGACTACATTGGAGATGTTGTTGTG GAGGTCCAAGTGGGGATGGGACCCTGCGGAGAGCTAAGATATCCATCCTATCCAGAAAGCAATGGCACCTGGAGATTTCCAGGAATAGGAGAATTCCAGTGCTATGACAAG TATATGAGAGCTTCGCTGGCAGCGGCAGCAGAAGCAATCGCGAAAGATGACTGGGGACAGCAAGGGCCTCATGATGCTGGACAATACAACCAGTTTCCTGAGGATACTGGTTTTTTTCGGAGGGATGGTACGTGGAATAGTGAGTATGGACAGTTTTTCATGGAGTGGTATTCCGGTAAGCTACTTGACCATGGAGAAAAGATGCTCAACGCAGcaaatataatatttcaagGGACTGGAGCCAAACTATCTGGAAAAGTGGCGGGAATTCATTGGCATTACAAAACAAGATCTCATGCAGCAGAGCTAACAGCAGGATACTACAATACAAGGCATAGAGATGGCTACCTACCTATAGCAAGAATGATGGCAAAACATGGTGTTGTCTTGAACTTCACTTGTATGGAGATGAGGGATGGAGAACAGCCGAACGAAGCTAACTGCTCGCCAGAAGGTCTAGTCAGGCAAGTCAAGATGGCAACTAAACTTGCAGGAACAGAACTTGCAGGAGAGAATGCACTGGAGAGGTATGATGGAGGAGCATTTTCGCAAGTGTTGGCGACAAGTAGATCAGATTCAGGAAACGCATTGAGTGCATTTACTTATTTAAGGATGAATAAGAGATTATTTGAAGCTGAGAACTGGAGGAATTTGGTTGAATTTGTCAAAAGCATGTCTGAAGGTGGTAGAAGCACGAGACTTCCGGACAGTGATAGGGTCGGGACTGACCTGTATGTGGGATTTATCAAGCAAAACAATGTGAGGAAGGAAAGTGAAGCAGCCCTTGTATAA
- the LOC125216683 gene encoding uridylate-specific endoribonuclease B translates to MEGLIRGLADAVLNPNRGRDDDDDSRDERSRSTWAEVVGGDQEEEDQTNRRPASHNAPRKEINEQRQSGRKETYEQNEWGSRGSRPAATTQEYGETNDDGWETVGRKLPSKKNHKVPKNQWNNYKRPLEEQEYSGEVDYGTGIEPSEEELADIGKALNKLWDLDSNRLVPGKDYEIDCGEGKKVYQKEDMADASLFTWLSEDIFRRPTYSRFCALLDNYNPEQGCKEVVTSEEKQEQKAFIEEISRTAVIKYLHKYLSAKGVISENYEDFKRMLASFWFDLYGRGGTSGSSSAFEHVFVGEIKQRGEQEVSGFHNWIQFYLEEAKGRVNYQGYIFPRRRGNTPDSESHLLTIQFEWNGVLKSVSSTLVGVSPEFEFAIYTLCFYLGQEENHVELGPYPVNIKCYRLGNRIGSAFPVADS, encoded by the exons ATGGAGGGTTTAATACGCGGACTCGCTGATGCAGTGCTGAATCCTAATCGTGGtcgtgatgatgatgatgacagTCGCGATGAGCGATCCAGATCCACTTGGGCTGAG GTGGTGGGCGGGGATcaggaagaagaagatcagACTAATCGTAGACCTGCTTCGCACAACGCACCG CGGAAGGAGATTAATGAGCAGCGGCAATCAGGAAGAAAGGAGACGTATGAACAAAATGAGTGGGGATCAAGAGGATCGCGCCCTGCAGCTACAACCCAAGAG TATGGAGAGACAAATGATGATGGTTGGGAGACTGTGGGCCGGAAGCTGCCTTCAAAGAAGAATCACAAG GTTCCTAAAAACCAGTGGAATAATTACAAGCGCCCCCTCGAAGAGCAAGAATATTCAGGTGAAGTGGATTATGGCACTGGCATAGAACCCTCAGAAGAAGAACTTGCTGATATAGGAAAGGCTCTTAACAAGCTGTGGGATCTGGATTCAAATCGCTTAGTTCCTGGGAAGGATTATGAGATTGATTGTGGCGAAGGAAAAAAGGTTTATCAGAAGGAAGACATGGCAGATGCAAGCTTATTTACCTGGCTGAGCGAAGATATCTTCAGGAGGCCTACGTATTCACGTTTCTGTGCTCTTCTTGATAATTATAATCCAGAGCAGGGGTGCAAAGAAGTTGTGACTTCTGAAGAGAAGCAAGAGCAAAAGGCATTCATAGAAGAGATAAGCCGAACTGCTGTAATTAAATACCTTCACAAGTATCTGTCAGCAAAGGGCGTTATATCCGAGAACTATGAGGATTTTAAGAGAATGCTTGCAAGTTTTTGGTTTGATCTTTATGGCCGAGGAGGTACATCTGGTAGTTCATCGGCTTTTGAGCATGTTTTTGTTGGAGAAATCAAACAACGAGGAGAGCAAGAAGTCTCAGGATTTCATAACTGGATTCAG TTCTACTTAGAAGAGGCTAAGGGGAGAGTTAACTATCAGGGCTATATTTTTCCTCGAAGGCGTGGGAACACA CCGGACTCTGAATCGCATCTGCTGACCATTCAGTTCGAATGGAATGGTGTTCTGAAGTCAGTGTCGAGCACATTGGTGGGAGTGAGCCCTGAATTTGAGTTTGCAATCTATACTCTGTGCTTCTATCTGGGACAGGAAGAAAACCATGTTGAACTTGGTCCATACCCTGTGAATATCAAGTGCTATCGTCTCGGCAACAGAATTGGCTCTGCTTTTCCTGTCGCAGATTCTTAA